In the genome of Leptospira inadai serovar Lyme str. 10, one region contains:
- a CDS encoding nucleoside triphosphate pyrophosphatase produces MLILRSRSPRRREIFDSLGLSYLVDVFDVDEASFGTEDSLEYLKRITIAKLGPGLRNTLDVQVSADTIVVRDGAILQKPTDEEEAISMLTDLTNRAHLVLSGMAIRNSDQEIFDYDVSKVLFLPWKRDEILEYVRRCKPYDKAGAYGIQDPHSPVRSFTGSYTNILGFPIRKFFLYHRIWSEFLGKEK; encoded by the coding sequence ATGCTGATCTTACGCTCCCGGTCTCCAAGAAGGCGCGAGATTTTCGACTCGCTTGGACTCTCTTATCTTGTGGATGTGTTCGATGTGGATGAAGCTTCTTTCGGTACGGAAGACTCCCTCGAATATCTGAAAAGAATTACTATCGCCAAACTAGGTCCGGGTCTTCGAAATACTTTGGATGTCCAAGTTTCCGCAGATACGATAGTCGTTCGAGACGGAGCGATTCTTCAGAAACCGACCGACGAAGAAGAAGCGATATCTATGCTAACCGATTTAACGAATCGCGCGCATCTAGTTCTTTCCGGTATGGCGATTCGAAATAGTGATCAGGAAATTTTTGATTATGACGTTTCCAAAGTTCTTTTTTTACCCTGGAAGCGGGATGAAATTCTAGAGTATGTTCGAAGGTGTAAGCCGTATGATAAAGCGGGAGCCTACGGGATTCAAGATCCCCACTCTCCGGTTCGATCCTTTACGGGCTCTTATACGAATATTTTGGGATTCCCGATTCGAAAATTTTTCCTATATCATAGGATTTGGTCTGAATTTTTGGGAAAGGAAAAATAA